The genomic stretch CGGCCGACCGCCGCTCGCGTCGTACCCAGCGCCGACGGCATCACTCCGGTCCTGTTCACCCCGACGGGAACCCCAACGCGCAGAACGGGTCGCGCCTCAGGGCGTCGGTGCCGCCTTCTGCAGCGCCGTCTCGGCGATGTTGCCGCCGTAGTCCGCCGAGCGGGAGACCGAGTCGACGATGAGGCCGAGCACCTGCGCGCGGGCGGGGTCGAGTTCACGGAGGTACTCGTCGATGGCGCGGGCGCGTTCGTCGATGGCCTGGACGGCCTCGCGTGCCTCGTTGGCGAGGCGGGTCGCCTCCGAACTGTCCTCTTCGAACAGGGCGTCCATCCCGTCGTCGACGACGTTGGCGGCGTCCTCGCGGAGTTCTTCGAGCGCGTCGACGATCTCGTCGGGGACGGCCTTCTCGAGGTTCAAGGTGAGGTGGGCGATCTTCGTCGCGTGGTCGGCGATGCGTTCGAGTTGGCGGGCAGCCGACTGGTAGTCGAAGCACATCTCGCGGGGGAGGCCGAGTTCCTCGGCGGCCTTCGGGGTCCGGAGCGTGGCTCGGAAGATACGCGAGACGACCATCCAGAGGCGGTCGACGTCCTCGTCGCGCTGGATGACGTCGCGCGCCATGTCCTCGTCGAGGTCACCGAGCGCGAGGAGCGCGTCGTCGAGCATCGACAGTGCGATGAGTCGCATCCGGGTGACGGCGTTGTGAATCGACAGCTCCGAGGAGTCCAGGAGGTCGCGGATGACCACCCGGTCTCGGGTCTCTTCTAACACCTCGAGACCGACGAGACTCTGGGTGGCCTTTCGGATGGTGCGGCGCTGGTCGGTCGTGATGCGGGCGCTCTCGAGGGCGATGATGTCGAACCCCGAGACGTACATGGTCATCACGGCGCGCGTGAGTTCGTCGCCCTCCAGGGTCGTGACGTCCAGCGTCCCCTCGGTCCGCTCTTCTTCCGACCGTGGGGTGAGGAACAACGAGTCTCCCTCCGGATAGAACTCGACCTCGCTCCCCGCCGACACGCCGTTCTCTGTCGCCCAGTCCTTCGGAATCGAGACGGTGTACGTCGAGCCACCGGTGACCTGCACCTTGCGCGTTTCCACCATACCGATTGATTGGTAGGCATCCCACTATAAATTTGGCTATC from Salinigranum halophilum encodes the following:
- a CDS encoding phosphate signaling complex PhoU family protein, yielding MVETRKVQVTGGSTYTVSIPKDWATENGVSAGSEVEFYPEGDSLFLTPRSEEERTEGTLDVTTLEGDELTRAVMTMYVSGFDIIALESARITTDQRRTIRKATQSLVGLEVLEETRDRVVIRDLLDSSELSIHNAVTRMRLIALSMLDDALLALGDLDEDMARDVIQRDEDVDRLWMVVSRIFRATLRTPKAAEELGLPREMCFDYQSAARQLERIADHATKIAHLTLNLEKAVPDEIVDALEELREDAANVVDDGMDALFEEDSSEATRLANEAREAVQAIDERARAIDEYLRELDPARAQVLGLIVDSVSRSADYGGNIAETALQKAAPTP